Part of the bacterium BMS3Abin14 genome is shown below.
TGAGGCAGTCCCTCCCTTCTGTGTGCCGCCTCGCCTGATGCGCACGTCTCCTCTTCTCATGGTTACCTGCATCCTGTCCAGGTATTCAAGGAGCGGTATCATCCACTTCCTGCTGGTGCCGGCGATCTCCCGGAACCCTTTCATGGAGAGTTCGGCATTGGAACCGAAGTAACTGTCCACCCGCGCCATGAGGGTGCTGTTGGCATCGGGATGAACATAGAAATCGTCCTTGACCCTGACCGCCTCTCCCCTTTCGCACATGAGGCCCAGGACGGCCTTCAGATGAGGGGCATCCACACCAAGATCGGAGGCCAGATCCAGGACGAATGGCGCTGACAGGCCCGCGGCTTCCAGAATTGCTCCGACCCTCTTTGCCAACTTCTGCTGTTCGGGGGTAAACGCGGCGCTGTGACCCATGAGGAAGACGGTGTTCCCATCCACCCCGATCACATTCTTTTCCGCAAGAGCCGACAGGAGATTCCTGTAGGGCCGGTCGGGAAGCATTCCGGCTGACTTCATTCTGAGTTCCTCTTTCCCGATGCCCTTTTTAAGAGGATGCGCCCGGTGAAAAACATGGAGAACCTTGACAAGCCGGTCTTTCAGGCCATCGAAGGACACCGAGGAGTAGGCAAGCGCTCCGGGACCATCGCCGATGAGAACAGCTTTCCCGTCAGCTTCAAGGTCCCGCAACAGCCCTATTGCCTCAGGTACGGAAACACCCGCCCTGGTCCCGATGACTCCGGCCGTTCCGCCGTAATCACCTGCCTCGTCCAGAAGGGCTTCCATCCTGTTGCCGGGATTATCCGTGTGCAAGCGCGCAAGATGGGCGATAACCGTCTTCCGCATGCGCCGGTGCTTCGCCGGAACCGGGTCAAGCACAACCCCTCCGCCGATGGTGGTGATTGGAGAATAGCTGCGAAGGACAAATCTGTCGCCAGGCTGAGCCACCGCAGACGCTTCCAGACGAATCTGTGCCACCGCCTCATGGCCCGGGTCGAGGGATTCATCCTCCAGAAGGACAACCCGGGCCATGATTTCGGACGTATAAAGGTGGAGACGCACCCGGGTGCGATTTTTCAGCGGCCGCGGCGCGGAGGATAAAAGCCTGATATGGACGTCCAGAAGATAGGTTGGAATAAGGGAACCTGCATGGGCCGCGGTCTCCCCTCGGCGGATCTGTCCTTTTTCAATCCCCTGAAGATTCATTGCCGTACGAGTGCCCGCGGAACTCTCCCGGACCTGGTTGCCGTGGACCTGGATGCCCCGGAGCTTTGCTCTCCTGCCCTCGGGAAAGAAGTTCACCTCCTCGCCCACTGCTATCCTGCCGGAAATAAGAGTTCCGGTGACCACAGTACCGAACCCCTTCATGGAGAAAACACGATCCACCGGCAGACGGAAAACCCCTTCGAGGCTCTTTCCCGGAACGCGCATGGCCGCCTGTTCCATCGCCTTGAGGAGTTCGTCCTTGCCCGTGCCGTCAACGGCTGAGAAGGGGATAATCGGTGCGTCGCACAGGAAGGTCTCCGCCAGATATTCCCTGACATCTTCGGTTACCATCTCAAGCCAGTCGGCCTCAACCATGTCGATCTTGCTGAGTACCACTATCCCGCCCCTCGTCCCAAGAAGTTGGCAGATGTCAAGGTGCTCCCTGGTCTGGGGCATGACGCCTTCATCGGCGGCGACTACAAGGAGAACGAGGTCAATCCCCGTGGCCCCGGCAACCATGTTCCGTACGAACCGCTCATGCCCGGGAACGTCCACCAGCCCTACCCTTAATCCGGACGGCAGGGTCAGCGGGGCAAACCCGAGCTCGATGGTAATTCCACGCTCCTTTTCCTCCTTTAGCCGGTCTGTGTTTATCCCGGTAAGAGAACGGACGAGAGCGGTTTTGCCGTGGTCAATGTGGCCGGCGGTGCCTATTATGATGTGCGCTCGGGTATCGGTCATGTCAGGCCGGAATAGACCGCTCCCCTTATGGACCGTTCCAGGTCGCCCAGTTCCCTGGGCAACACGGTCCTGAAGTCCAGGCAGACCCGGTCCTCCACGATACGCCCTATTACAGGTGGCTCCTGTTCCCTCAGCCGGGCCTCAAGGTCCTGCGCGGAAATCCCACCAGGCTCCAGGGCAAGAAGAATGGAGGGTATCTCCTCAAGAGGGAGTGAGCCGCCGCCGACCTTTGATAATGCGGGAAGGAAAGATACCCGGACGGGAAGATCCCTGAGACGGGCAGCGAACCGACGGGCCCGGCGGGAAACGGAATCCCTGCTCGCCGAGATCATTTTCAGCGTCGGCAGATTCTTAACGGCGGTTTCGGGGTTCAGATAGATTTTCAGGACGGCTTCAAGGGCCGCGAGGGTCATTTTTCCGCATCGAACTGCTCGTTTCATGGGGTTCATCCTAATGTGCTGAATTGTGGAAGCGCTCCCGAGGATAACGCCCGACTGAGGCCCCCCAAGCAACTTGTCGCCGCTGAAGGTAACCACATCAGCCCCAGCCTTCAGGACATCCATCACGGTTGGTTCGTAGTGTGACAGACCCAGAACCCTGACATCCAGGAGGCTGCCGCTGCCCAGATCCACCATAACCTGGATCCCGGTTTCCTGCCCGAGGGCGACAAGGTCCTCAACACTTGCCTCCTGGGAGAAACCGACGATACTGTAGTTGCTGGTGTGGACCTTCAGCAGAAGCGCGGTGTTCTCGTCGACAGCCCTGCGATAGTCATCAATACGTGTGCGGTTGGTTGTCCCCACCTCGAGAAGGCAGGCTCCGG
Proteins encoded:
- the selB gene encoding selenocysteine-specific elongation factor; this translates as MTDTRAHIIIGTAGHIDHGKTALVRSLTGINTDRLKEEKERGITIELGFAPLTLPSGLRVGLVDVPGHERFVRNMVAGATGIDLVLLVVAADEGVMPQTREHLDICQLLGTRGGIVVLSKIDMVEADWLEMVTEDVREYLAETFLCDAPIIPFSAVDGTGKDELLKAMEQAAMRVPGKSLEGVFRLPVDRVFSMKGFGTVVTGTLISGRIAVGEEVNFFPEGRRAKLRGIQVHGNQVRESSAGTRTAMNLQGIEKGQIRRGETAAHAGSLIPTYLLDVHIRLLSSAPRPLKNRTRVRLHLYTSEIMARVVLLEDESLDPGHEAVAQIRLEASAVAQPGDRFVLRSYSPITTIGGGVVLDPVPAKHRRMRKTVIAHLARLHTDNPGNRMEALLDEAGDYGGTAGVIGTRAGVSVPEAIGLLRDLEADGKAVLIGDGPGALAYSSVSFDGLKDRLVKVLHVFHRAHPLKKGIGKEELRMKSAGMLPDRPYRNLLSALAEKNVIGVDGNTVFLMGHSAAFTPEQQKLAKRVGAILEAAGLSAPFVLDLASDLGVDAPHLKAVLGLMCERGEAVRVKDDFYVHPDANSTLMARVDSYFGSNAELSMKGFREIAGTSRKWMIPLLEYLDRMQVTMRRGDVRIRRGGTQKGGTAS
- the selA gene encoding L-seryl-tRNA(Sec) selenium transferase codes for the protein MSLENNRKNLLPHLPRVDQVLAHTALLRLSPAIAPRIVKAAVREEISYLRERVLSGEITQPGLLSIDLVSEGAKRRAVIKNIPRLRRVINATGVIIHTNLGRSPLPDEAVRQMQLAASGYSNLEYSLKEGRRGSRDDLIEGLLREITGAPAATVVNNNAAAVMLALNTLGAGRGVVVSRGELVEIGGSFRIPDVMSAAGACLLEVGTTNRTRIDDYRRAVDENTALLLKVHTSNYSIVGFSQEASVEDLVALGQETGIQVMVDLGSGSLLDVRVLGLSHYEPTVMDVLKAGADVVTFSGDKLLGGPQSGVILGSASTIQHIRMNPMKRAVRCGKMTLAALEAVLKIYLNPETAVKNLPTLKMISASRDSVSRRARRFAARLRDLPVRVSFLPALSKVGGGSLPLEEIPSILLALEPGGISAQDLEARLREQEPPVIGRIVEDRVCLDFRTVLPRELGDLERSIRGAVYSGLT